The Cryptomeria japonica chromosome 9, Sugi_1.0, whole genome shotgun sequence DNA segment attaaaatctATATTCATTAGAAATGTCCCCTTTTTTTCAAAAGACCACATGATACCTTTATGAAAAAATCTAACTAGAGACAACCTTAAAGCATGACAACAAATAAAACAGAAAACaaatattgaaatatttttttttcgaatattttaaaaataagtagAATCATATATGTTTtacaaatgaaaaagaaaaaaataattatttaattaatgattaatattgggaaattaaaagtaaaatatttatttttcaattttttaaaaatcattttctatatatatttatagttATGATTTTAAGTTTATAATGAGAAATTTAAATTTAGagcttaaattttaaattaattaaacttttaattgatttttattattcaaattaaattcatgtaatattatatattattaagtAGAATATGTTAGATGTTGATTTTAAAATAATcacataattttaatttatatagttgtgagggaaattaaaatttaatcatgtGTAACTTAATATATTAGGAGTACTATAAAATTTAACTTATGGATGATGTTTGTATTGCTTTGTCCTTCCTTGAGCTAAACATTAGAGATTTAAGAAATAGAATTTTCTTTATAATATTTAACAATAAATTATCATTTAGTATCTATTAGTATAAAAAATAacgattaaaatattaatttaaatttaattttcttaaaTAACAAAAATAATTCAATTTAGTCTAAAGTTTAAAActgtttttaaataaaaataaaataaaacaataatctaaatttgcaagaaattaaaatctttaaaaaaaataaatttaagacTTATAAGaaaacttttaaaatattaaattttaaattgtaagATAAACAATTCTATTTTATGAAAATGTAATTGTTTAGAAaccaaaattcataaaaataaaatttactatatataaattaatattttatttttctttgtttaaattaattgttttgcaTTGAGTTTTTGTTCCTTTAAATTGTTGGTTTTTTGCTCCTTAGAATAGGAATTAAGGAATACAAATATATGGAATAATTTTGTCCACATTCAAAGCTTTGATAACACTATTTTTTCCATAGGTAATCACTTCAAAGAGTTTAAGAGGTATATTCATAATATTTCTGTTTATGATAATTTGCTTGTCGATATGTATTTAGTGTGTATTGTTTGGGGAATTAGAGAAATAACTATATTTATTCATGTTCTTGAAGAATTTCACTTTTGTAATCCAAGTAAAAAAACACAATTTTGTTCCTATAACATaggcttatcaatagaataatATATTATGCATGTCTATCAATTCAgtattatgaaaaaaaattatttaaatgttgtAAAGGATTTTTCTTTTGGTATTTATTAGCTTCGAAGTCTGATACTATTTGAATTTCATTCTTGTAATTTTATTGAGCATTTGGTTGGATGAATCAAAATCATTTTGTGTTTGAAATAAATTCAAAAGGTTGCATTTCATAGAATTATCTAAGCGTTTCAGGCATAGGTTGAGACTAAATGTTTTCAAGAATAAATACTTTGTCATCCATAATATGTACAACACAAAGCAACAAATCCTTAACATTACTACCTGAATATGTTATTTAGTATATCTTCTATAGTGTACAAAAGTGTTTATTCTATCATTTTCTTAGGTAGTTGTAAAAAGCAATGATCCTTGTTCCTTGGCTACCAAGTTTGAAGTTTTGATTCACAAGAAATATCAACCAACTTTATGGAAAGACGTTAATAATTGTTGTTGTGTTTCTGGATCATTGCATCaatgaaattgaaagaaaaaagatTTTGCATCATATGTTTAAACATCCTTGATTAGAAATCAATGGCCAATTGAGATATGTAAGTATCGTGATGCGTGAATTCGAAAGAAATTATACCATCTAAGAAACTAAACATCGAGATAGGTATCATTAATCTACATCTAGTAACTAGATATAACCATCTTAGTCCATGTTAAATATAATTAGTAATATAGcacattaatatataatatttcagTATTGTATGCTTCTACCTAAGCTCTACTTTTACAACATAAAATCCTACAATAGGAGATATGAAACATGAGGAGATCCTCATAATTATTTGAAACTAGGTTGAACAACATTACAAAAATTGGTAAAGATATATTGTAATAGCACCTTTGTTAATATTTAACCATCTAAGACATGTAAAAGAACTAAATTTCTTGTAACCTGTGATCAAGATTATTGCAATTTCAAGAGTTCAAGAAGGTAGTTATttctaaaattatttttaattgaagAGGATATAAATATATCAGTTAcataatatttattttctcaaCTATTTCATAGTTATAAATATCCAAAATTATAGCTTGCGAATCCCCAAACCTCTGCTCCCCTCTATTCCCCATTAATTTCTATGATTCAAACAATGACATTAAGAATGAAAGCCATGTATAATACATTAGCAAGGCTAAGAAAGGAGAGAAAGATTTTTAAAAGATTATAGTGTGGGGAAACATCTATTAGGGATGCATATTATAATACAACACACGATGACTTAGACAAGCTACATCATTAGTATTGTCAAAAAATCTAGGAAAGCACAAACTTTCCCTATAAACCTTTACCAAAGATGACATCAATATTTTTTTGCCCATGTATATTGCTATTTAAGTGATTTGAAATTTAGTTTTCTTATGAAATAAAGTGATTCTTTGTACTATACATAAATTGCATTTCAAAAGTGCCAAAGTTTCTATTCAAAGTATTTAGGGAGTTACTCTAAGAATTGGCTATAACAAattgaaacaaaatgaaaaatgcaatacATGATGTAAGGCGAAATCTTGTTCCAAGAAAAAATAGATATGGTTTATTAGTCAGGTTTCTCTTAAGAGAAATGCTAAAGGAAGATAtaagtttatgttttgttttgagaTCTTGGCTAGGTTTATAAAGTTAGTTTCATAATTgcgatttttcatttttgaagtttGCTTGTCTTCGTCATCTATTTGTTTagaatttctttttctttaataaaattataaattattgaaATGCAGGACcattgatttatggatttgttcatcttatgtgcattacagttttgaaattttcttgaagcaGTGTGAAGGATCTATTGAACCAATTAACTTCAAACTTGTTACAATCAaactctttattattatttataaatattagatattttCCAATTTGATATCTCTCAACATATTTATATTTTTGTAAAATATTGATATGCTAGTCAACAAATAGCATTAAACACTTTTGTCTATGAAGTACACAAGAGACACCTTTGACTgtgattaataattaataaaagattagaataatgaattttcaatttttaattaattaataatcatgGTCAAAGGTACATCCTTATCCTGCATAGACATTTTGTCCATTTTGACGACTAAATAGACATTGACAACACTCCACACATTGATTacttaaattttaaaatacaacaattttttaatatttgattaacTGATAATCATAATCGAAGATACATCCTATATGCTATATAGACATTTCAatacaaaactttttttttttatattgaaacaaTGCAATTGCAAAATGAAGTTATCAGCaagtagttaaataaataaaataagaaaatacaatgaaCAATACAGTCAAAGAATGCACAAAAGACACAAAACTATTTAATTGAGCCCATTCTATCTAGCCGGTCCATTTTATCGGCTGGATAGACGTTGCAAACACTGACGTATTTCACGATTTTGACAAAACTCAATAATGATCAGAACCGAACGACGTGTAGTAATCAGAACCAAACAACTTCGGAGTAGGTCGGTGGCAAAGTCGTTTACCAGGAAAATTATTTTCCCACCGTCTatctcttcatttttctctccacgtTCTTTGAACCTTGACTGGTAAACGTGGGTGTACTCGACTCACCAAGAACCCAACAAAAGGGGTGTACTTTTGCATCCCTATATAAAGAGCATACAGCGCAGAACAAAAGACGCAGCAACTGAAATCCTAACTGAACAATAGAGCCCAAAGCAATGGATCATTTCTCAAGTTTATTGAGCAGCACCCTGGTTTTTTATTCTGTAGTATCCATTACTGTTATATACATTCTCACCAAGCTCAGAAGCAAGCCATCTGGGAGGCTGCCACCAGGACCACGTCCCTGGCCTTTGGTTGGGAACATCCTCCAGGTGGGCAAGAATGCGAACGAATCCTTCTTCGAGCTTGCGAAGATCCATGGCCCCCTCATGACCCTCCACCTAGGATGGCGGACAACTGTAGTAGCCTCATCGCCCGCCATGGCCAGAGAGGTTCTCAAAACGCAGGACCCATCCCTGTCAGCACGTACAATGATTGAGGCCGCCAAGTGTCTCGAGTATGGCGAAAACTCGCTGGTGTGGAGGGACTGCGTGCCACGCTGGCGCACTCTCCGCCGCATCTGCACCACCCAGCTCTTCACTGTCAAGCGTCTGGAGGCACTCCACCACCTGCGGCGGGAGCAAATGAGAAGCATGATGAGGGCTATTTATAAGTCCACGTCAGCTCCTGTGGATATCGGCCATGCTGCCTTCCTTACGAGCTTCAATTTGGTGGGCAACATGATATTTTCCAAGGACATGTTCGACTGGGATGAGTCGGAAAAGTCGAAAGAGTTTAAGAAAGCGCTCGCTGACATGCTCTTTGTTGGTGGCAAGGCTAATTGGGCTGATTATTTTCCCTTCCTCAGGCCTTTCGACCCGCAGGGCATAAGGAAGGAGATGACTAGGATTTTTAGGATTATATTTCCAGTCTTCGATCAATATATCGACGAGCGCCTGCAGAGCGGGACAAGAAGCGAGGAGGAAGACAAGGATTTTCTCGATATTTTGCTCGAGAGTAAGACCGAGACTGGGGAGAAGCTCACAAAGTTTGAGATCACTCGCTTCTTCTATGTAAGTATATCTATCCTACAAACAAAGTATGAGATCGCTAGCTGTCCATCTTATAtctagttttagttttagttttgagaGAGTTTCTTAACAAGATGATTTTGATGTTTGTTATGTTTATAGGACTTGTTCACAGCAGGGAGTGAAACTTCTAGTCACACAATTGAATGGGCCATGTCAGAAATCATACGAAATCCAATGGTAATGGAAAAAGCGAGGGACGAATTGGACAAGGTAGTGGGGAAAGAAAGAAGAGTAGAAGAAAGTGATATTGACAACCTCCCTTATCTTCATGCAGTTGTTAAAGAAACCTTTCGTCTACACCCTGTTGCTCCCCTTCTGATCCACCATAGAGCCCTTGACTCTTGTGAAATTGAGGGGTATGTTATACCTAAGGATGCCCAAGTGTTTGTGAATGTTTGGGCGATTGGAAGGGACCCTAATGTATGGCCAGAACCAGATAGGTTCTTTCCAGAGAGGTTTGTGGACTCAGATGTGGAATACAAAGGGCAAAATTTTGACTTGCTTCCATTTGGATCAGGGAGGAGAATATGCCCAGGGCTCCCTTTGGCTCATAAAATAGTTCATGTAATAGTGgctactctccttcaatgttttgaTTGGCACCTTCCCAATGGACAGAATCCAGAAAAGTTAGATATGAGCGCAAAGATTGGAATCAATTTAACAAAGGTACAACATCTGGTTGCAATTCCCACACCTCGCTTACCACAACATATTTATAACTGATTGCTACTATGATAAGGGAAAAATGTTCTTTCTAATTAGTCACTCTTGTGTTATGCTTGGAAGTAGTACTTCCTTTAAGTAAATTAAAAGGCTTAATATCTAAATGGATCATTCATGAACTATATTGAACTATATTGTATTGAACATTCTTCTCAAAGGTTGTTGTTCTTTTGAAGGGGCATGAAATATTCTGTTAAGTAAATTAGTATAAGTAAATGACTTAACATCAAAATGGATCATTCATTTTTTTATTGTattgaatgtgttgttcaaaggAGGCTGTTCTTTTGAAGGGACATGAAATATTCTGCAATGTGACTTCAGCAAATCAATATAATATTATTTCTATATTTGTTCTTCATATTTTATGTTTTTGGCATATCTATTGTGGATAGGAACATTACACCTAGTATTAGAGCTCAATTTGAAGTCATATTCTTTCAATCACCTTTTACAACTATCTACCATATGGTCTCACCTCATCCTCTTaggatcattggtgataaaaaagTTGTTGTAGAAGTAAAAACAATATCTTTTTTTTCCCCAAAATATCACTTTTTTCTTGTTAAttaagttattttttaatttttagggtaGAAAATTTGTTGATAAAAAATATTTGTAGAAGTTTTCATGCCCACTTTTTGACAACAAGAAAACccaaatatttttttgttaaatcTTACTCAACTCCAAGAGTTAACCCATACATAACTAGGTACTTTGTGTTATAGTGGTAATGGttacacaaaaaaaattaatataagttTGGTTTATAATAGTGTCTTAAATTTCGACTTAACAACAATTATTTGATGGACATCAGTCAATACTTAGCTTTAATCTATCATTTATATGAATAAACCCAAAATGTCATATATTACTTTGGCCTAAGGTTAAAGGAAGTTTCTCTTATCCACTTAAATGTCCATAATTTATACAATTTGAATACTAGCACTATTGTACTAGCATTTTATTGGCATGTCTAATACTCCACTAACTTCATTACTCATAATACCTTATTATTAAGGTTagtaatattattaataatttattgaTAATAGTTTTGCTAATAATACCAACATTGAGGCTATATATTCTAATCCTTCATACTAATACTGTAAATAATTAATTCTATTAATGTGTTAAGGTTATGCCTTCTTCGACTATAGTTTCCCTTTAATCGTCCTATCAAAAATTTTTTGTCCCTAAACAAGAGCATTGGTTGGTTTAAGAAAATCATCATACAACAAGATAAATATGAACATCCTGAGTATTACCATAAGCCTAATTGTTACCATTAtttttgttggttaacagattttgttCTCTTCAAAATATGACAATATTGACTCCTAATCCAAGCATGAGAACAAACTATTAACAACAGTTGGAGAAGTTGCAATTATTTCTACAACTTTCCTTTGAATTTGTCAGGTACAACTCTCTCTTATGATACATTTTAAAGTTTTCAGTgtgtgcttttaactagaaagtaggaAAGGCAAACTTCACAAATTTTATAAAGAAAAGAGAGATGATATTATTCCCACATAATCTtcacaacaaaatatgaagaatAACTCTCATGAAATTAAAAGTATAAATCATGTAACAATATCCACACAAAGATTGCTACTAGTATATGATCATCACATAAAAAAGAATCTAGTAACAACAACATGCACAATATCCATCTCAAATTCAACATGATATGGGAAACACTCTTCATCATAACACAAAGTTTAcgatcaaagaaaaaatattctaGCATTCAATGAATCATTCAAATCTAGATATAAGAGAAAAAATTGAAATTCTTGTTGAAATAGCACAAAGTTTGCTCCAAACAGAATTCAATTAAAACTTTTCTAAGCTTACAATGTTATTGCTAACTGAAAAACTCGAAAGCTTTTAAAAATTGGAACTCCATCAACTGGTTACTCATCATTTAAATAGTTCAACATCTAACTAATTAAAAATAACGGGTTCTTGAGGACAATCGACTAAAGAGAGTTGATGCTCTGCAAacaggattagaaaatctatttgatggcaacacacacaagagcacaagaaacaaacgttagtgttagcaacaaaagattatcctaaacaggcatatcaagagagatattaagcatgaaatagaaagcatataaacatagaataaaatagctaatcaagatgctcatagttgctcctcccttgttcctctcctctccaagtcccaaatgagtgtagctctcagcttttagcactagccatggatgccatatggagattcaagatagttgaatatgataagcaaatgctatgcaagtgtagatagtgatgctatgagaaagctctatgctaatgccagtataacaacaatactctaatgcttctctttttgcttgaggagaagggttctatttatagaagaaatggggaaatgaagggttaagattgaatggtttaatcaagggccaagtttgaaagttggggatccatgtgcacaattggcaccaataaaatggtgacaagtgtcaacataggattgggttgagagaagaggttggaggcattaaaggcctgagaagacctcatggttatctagaggctaagggtcaagtccaaattaagattacccactggattaagagttaatccaaggataaacctttgtgcaaatgtttaagagataatcatggtcaaagcattaatggcctgatgagacctttgggttgggtagaggttgagtcaaaacaaatgttttaaccatgtgggagggtttgaggtaaccattaatggttattggagactttggggattaagtggttga contains these protein-coding regions:
- the LOC131070459 gene encoding (S)-N-methylcoclaurine 3'-hydroxylase isozyme 1, coding for MDHFSSLLSSTLVFYSVVSITVIYILTKLRSKPSGRLPPGPRPWPLVGNILQVGKNANESFFELAKIHGPLMTLHLGWRTTVVASSPAMAREVLKTQDPSLSARTMIEAAKCLEYGENSLVWRDCVPRWRTLRRICTTQLFTVKRLEALHHLRREQMRSMMRAIYKSTSAPVDIGHAAFLTSFNLVGNMIFSKDMFDWDESEKSKEFKKALADMLFVGGKANWADYFPFLRPFDPQGIRKEMTRIFRIIFPVFDQYIDERLQSGTRSEEEDKDFLDILLESKTETGEKLTKFEITRFFYDLFTAGSETSSHTIEWAMSEIIRNPMVMEKARDELDKVVGKERRVEESDIDNLPYLHAVVKETFRLHPVAPLLIHHRALDSCEIEGYVIPKDAQVFVNVWAIGRDPNVWPEPDRFFPERFVDSDVEYKGQNFDLLPFGSGRRICPGLPLAHKIVHVIVATLLQCFDWHLPNGQNPEKLDMSAKIGINLTKVQHLVAIPTPRLPQHIYN